A single window of Priestia filamentosa DNA harbors:
- the fliR gene encoding flagellar biosynthetic protein FliR produces the protein MEHLLSILPTFLLVLVRISTFFIVVPFFSYRTIPSSHKIGFSALLAIVLTSTIGAEAIPIDGRFLLLSLKECIVGISLGLIAYIAFSAIQTAGSFIDFQMGFAIASVIDPQTGAQSPLVGQYLSIFAMLFLLSVDGHHLLINGLYESFQLMPLSQLSLHFGEESFIKTVIYGFSSMFAIALQLSLPIVAAIFLVDVALGIVARTVPQLNIFVVGFPVKIMVTFLLLIIVIGSLFSVMKEVFDLMLEVMMQLADRLGGE, from the coding sequence ATGGAGCATTTACTTTCTATTCTCCCAACTTTTTTGCTAGTGCTTGTTCGCATATCAACGTTCTTTATTGTGGTTCCATTTTTCTCTTACAGGACGATTCCTTCATCGCACAAAATAGGATTTTCAGCTTTGCTCGCTATTGTATTAACAAGCACTATCGGAGCTGAAGCTATTCCAATTGACGGGCGATTTTTGCTTTTGAGTCTAAAGGAATGCATTGTTGGCATTAGTCTTGGTCTTATTGCTTATATTGCTTTTAGTGCTATTCAAACAGCAGGAAGTTTTATTGATTTTCAAATGGGCTTTGCAATTGCTAGTGTTATTGACCCTCAGACAGGAGCTCAAAGTCCACTTGTTGGACAATACTTATCTATTTTTGCCATGTTATTTTTATTATCAGTTGATGGTCATCATTTATTAATTAATGGTCTTTATGAAAGTTTTCAGCTTATGCCGCTTAGTCAACTATCACTTCACTTTGGAGAAGAGTCGTTTATTAAGACGGTCATTTATGGGTTTTCGTCTATGTTCGCTATTGCCCTTCAGTTATCGCTTCCGATTGTAGCTGCAATCTTCCTTGTTGATGTAGCTTTAGGGATAGTAGCCCGTACAGTACCACAGCTGAACATTTTTGTTGTTGGATTTCCTGTAAAGATTATGGTTACGTTTTTACTATTAATTATCGTCATTGGCAGCTTGTTTTCAGTTATGAAGGAAGTGTTTGATTTAATGCTTGAAGTAATGATGCAGCTCGCAGATCGCCTAGGAGGGGAATAA
- a CDS encoding MinD/ParA family protein — MMKDQAEHLRLKMQGIKKTKALAVLSGKGGVGKSHFSINFALSLHKLGYKVLLFDMDVGMGNVEILMGISTQYTIADVLHGNVSVQEAVSKSSYGIDILSGGTGLNTLVEMDEGDITHLLAQFDVSFVQYDYVIFDMGAGMSKSVLSFLKAADEIVVLITPEPTSLMDGYASVKFMMMESLEGPYNVVINKTSSSREGEIVFGRINKVTEKFLNGQLSYLGRIPTDSAVTKAAMKQVPFSILYPNGKATKAVEELAASFVNPSSTKFLKDGFLARLKHQFLEKRERL; from the coding sequence ATGATGAAAGATCAGGCAGAACATCTTAGACTAAAAATGCAAGGAATTAAAAAAACGAAAGCATTAGCTGTATTAAGTGGAAAAGGAGGAGTAGGAAAATCACATTTTTCCATTAACTTTGCTCTTTCTCTTCATAAACTTGGCTATAAAGTGCTTTTGTTTGATATGGATGTTGGGATGGGTAACGTAGAAATTTTAATGGGGATATCAACACAGTATACAATTGCAGATGTTCTACATGGAAATGTATCAGTACAAGAAGCTGTGTCAAAAAGTAGCTACGGCATTGATATCCTTTCAGGAGGAACAGGATTAAATACACTCGTTGAAATGGATGAGGGAGACATAACTCATTTACTTGCACAATTTGACGTCTCTTTTGTGCAGTATGATTATGTTATTTTTGACATGGGAGCAGGAATGTCAAAGAGCGTTTTATCTTTCTTAAAGGCTGCTGACGAAATTGTTGTGCTCATAACGCCAGAGCCAACGTCATTAATGGATGGATATGCTTCTGTGAAGTTTATGATGATGGAGTCCCTAGAAGGTCCTTATAATGTTGTAATCAACAAAACTTCTTCCTCACGAGAAGGAGAAATTGTTTTTGGACGAATAAATAAAGTGACTGAAAAATTTTTAAATGGTCAACTGAGCTATTTAGGGCGAATTCCGACCGATTCTGCAGTCACAAAAGCAGCGATGAAACAAGTACCATTTTCTATTCTCTATCCAAATGGAAAAGCGACAAAAGCAGTGGAAGAGCTTGCAGCATCTTTTGTAAACCCTTCTTCTACAAAATTTTTAAAAGATGGGTTTCTAGCTCGGTTAAAACATCAGTTTCTTGAAAAAAGAGAAAGATTATAA
- the flhF gene encoding flagellar biosynthesis protein FlhF, translating to MKVKKYRVKTMKEAMDRIRGELGREAVILNSKAVKTGGFLGLFKTKKLEVIAAVERGIQSATSVKKREEKLKQQAAPSLQYEELLLEIKSLKEAVSSSSAEKKFSSYPEAVKEVFVHLENQGIQESIIDEMMPLLLEKYFLGEANVVKEAKHYIKDLMIPLYTEKKAKKCINLVGPTGVGKTTTLAKLAAKYILQDGKSVAFITTDTYRVSAISQLKTYADILNVPLLVCYNRGEFEKALEKFVSYDHIIIDTAGRNYRDEQYVKALQSFIPFQNNMDTHLVLALTAKQNDMEQIVSRFSSLPIQSFLFTKSDETSSLGAIINMMHKYKKPVYYITNGQDVPDDLLSVTENNIANFLFEEE from the coding sequence ATGAAAGTAAAAAAGTATAGAGTTAAAACAATGAAAGAGGCGATGGACAGAATTCGCGGGGAACTTGGAAGAGAAGCGGTTATTTTAAACTCAAAAGCAGTGAAGACGGGCGGATTTCTCGGGCTTTTTAAAACTAAAAAGCTTGAGGTCATTGCTGCCGTTGAGAGAGGAATTCAATCTGCCACTTCCGTAAAAAAAAGAGAAGAGAAGCTAAAACAACAAGCTGCTCCATCTCTTCAATACGAAGAGCTTTTATTAGAAATTAAGTCATTAAAGGAAGCTGTTTCGTCCTCTTCTGCGGAGAAAAAGTTTTCGAGCTACCCAGAGGCAGTCAAAGAAGTTTTTGTACATTTAGAGAATCAGGGAATACAAGAATCAATTATAGATGAGATGATGCCATTGCTTCTTGAAAAGTATTTTCTTGGAGAAGCAAACGTAGTAAAGGAAGCAAAACATTATATAAAAGATCTTATGATCCCGCTTTATACCGAAAAAAAAGCTAAAAAATGTATTAATCTTGTAGGACCAACAGGAGTCGGGAAAACAACAACTCTTGCTAAACTTGCGGCAAAGTATATTTTACAAGATGGAAAAAGCGTTGCATTTATTACAACAGACACGTACAGAGTATCCGCCATATCGCAGCTGAAAACATATGCTGATATTTTAAATGTTCCTCTTCTTGTTTGTTATAACAGAGGAGAATTTGAAAAAGCGCTCGAAAAATTTGTTTCTTATGACCATATCATTATCGATACAGCAGGACGAAATTACAGAGATGAACAGTATGTAAAAGCATTGCAAAGCTTCATTCCCTTTCAAAATAATATGGATACCCATTTAGTCCTAGCCTTAACAGCAAAGCAAAACGATATGGAACAGATTGTGTCTCGCTTTTCTTCATTGCCTATTCAGTCTTTTCTTTTCACAAAAAGTGATGAAACCTCGTCATTAGGAGCAATTATTAATATGATGCACAAGTATAAAAAACCAGTTTACTATATAACAAATGGCCAAGATGTGCCTGATGATTTACTTTCGGTTACAGAAAATAATATTGCAAATTTTTTATTTGAGGAAGAGTGA
- the flhB gene encoding flagellar biosynthesis protein FlhB, whose amino-acid sequence MLKLDLQFFAGEKTEKATPKKRQDSRKKGQVVKSQDINAAFVFLFLFLYFSFGAKFILEQFLDILAEGFSRNLLFDITEQNVMKVFMDLLPKIAFAVLPIMAVALVGGLLTNYAQIGLLFSTETLKFDLKKINPITGAKRIFAMRALVELFKSVLKILCIGLVTFFILWANLKEVLLLAQKGVQDAMTTIGKLIFQMGIAASLVLLFIAILDYVYQRYDYEKNIRMSKQDIKDEHKNTEGDPQIRSKIKQKQRAVAMSRMMQDVPTADVIITNPTHYAVALKYDEQKADAPYIVASGVDFVAQKIKGVAGQHDITMIENRPLARGLYEQAEVGQAIPEEFFKAVAELLAYVYRIQKRI is encoded by the coding sequence ATGTTAAAGCTTGATCTCCAGTTTTTTGCGGGAGAAAAGACGGAAAAAGCGACTCCAAAGAAAAGGCAAGATTCAAGAAAAAAAGGACAAGTAGTCAAAAGTCAGGATATCAATGCAGCCTTTGTTTTCTTGTTTTTATTTCTTTATTTTTCGTTTGGAGCCAAGTTTATACTAGAACAGTTTTTAGATATTTTAGCAGAAGGATTCTCACGTAATCTGCTCTTCGATATTACAGAACAAAACGTCATGAAAGTATTTATGGACCTTCTTCCTAAAATCGCATTCGCTGTTCTTCCTATTATGGCAGTGGCTCTTGTTGGCGGGCTTTTGACAAACTATGCTCAAATAGGGCTCTTGTTCTCTACTGAAACATTAAAATTTGATCTAAAAAAAATTAATCCCATTACGGGCGCTAAGCGAATTTTTGCCATGCGTGCCCTTGTGGAACTTTTTAAGTCTGTATTAAAAATTTTATGCATTGGGCTTGTCACTTTTTTTATTTTATGGGCGAACTTAAAAGAAGTTCTTCTGTTAGCACAAAAAGGTGTTCAAGATGCTATGACGACAATTGGAAAACTTATTTTTCAAATGGGGATTGCAGCGTCACTTGTGCTGCTTTTTATTGCGATTTTGGATTATGTTTATCAGCGCTACGACTATGAAAAAAATATTCGAATGTCCAAGCAAGATATTAAAGACGAGCATAAAAACACGGAAGGAGACCCGCAGATTCGTTCAAAAATTAAGCAGAAACAGCGGGCAGTGGCCATGTCACGTATGATGCAAGATGTACCTACAGCAGATGTTATTATTACAAATCCAACACACTATGCTGTTGCTTTAAAATACGATGAACAAAAAGCAGATGCGCCTTACATTGTGGCAAGCGGAGTTGATTTTGTTGCTCAAAAGATCAAAGGAGTTGCCGGACAACATGATATTACAATGATTGAAAATCGACCGCTTGCCAGAGGGTTATATGAGCAAGCTGAAGTAGGACAAGCCATTCCTGAAGAATTTTTTAAAGCAGTGGCTGAACTTTTAGCTTATGTATACCGGATTCAAAAAAGGATTTAG
- the flhA gene encoding flagellar biosynthesis protein FlhA: MTARDLPIILGVVLIIVMLVIPLPTWLLSVLIMVNISLSLLVLLMAMNMREALEMSVFPSLLLVLTLFRLGLNVSTTRSILGQGEAGGVVETFGDFVVGGNPLVGFVVFIILIIIQFVVITKGSERVSEVAARFTLDAMPGKQMSIDADLNAGMISEREAVERREKIQREADFYGAMDGGSKFVKGDAIAGVIITIINIIVGMIVGMMQLGMSLSEASTTYTLLTVGDGLVSQIPALMLSTATGIIVTRAASDGNLSQDITKQLFRLPPVLYITGGTIIFLGLVTPISDVLTLPLGGLIAFGGYMISKQQGKEEETEDELAREEMQLDEMKSPESVVSLLNVDPIEFEFGYGLIPLADTNQGGDLLDRVIMIRRQLALELGLVIPVVRIRDNIQLQPNEYRLKIKGNELAKGELLLDHYLAISPGEEEEGIEGIDTVEPAFGMKAKWVNEEMKERAEMYGYTVVDPPSVVSTHITEIIRQNAHELLGRQETKQLIDHVKETYPILVEEITPAILSVGDIQKVLSKLLKENVSIRNLPVIFETLADYGKTSSDPDLLTEYVRQSLSRQITSQHSNENNGLKVITLSGKVEKTMAEGVHQTEHGNYLSLDPTVSQTIVQNIAHEVEQSSLYEHHAVILCSPAVRMYVRQLIERYIPQIAVLSYNELEPSVEVQSIGVVNI; this comes from the coding sequence GTGACAGCAAGAGATCTACCAATTATATTAGGCGTTGTTTTAATTATCGTTATGCTCGTTATTCCGCTTCCAACGTGGTTATTGAGTGTCCTGATCATGGTCAACATTTCCCTTTCACTTCTTGTTCTCCTTATGGCGATGAATATGAGAGAGGCATTAGAAATGTCCGTGTTTCCATCACTTCTTCTTGTACTAACGCTTTTTCGGTTAGGTTTAAACGTTTCGACAACTCGTTCTATTTTAGGTCAAGGGGAAGCTGGGGGAGTAGTTGAAACGTTTGGGGATTTTGTTGTAGGGGGAAACCCTCTTGTTGGATTTGTTGTTTTTATCATCTTAATTATTATTCAATTTGTGGTTATTACAAAAGGATCGGAGCGTGTTTCCGAGGTAGCGGCCCGTTTTACACTTGACGCGATGCCAGGGAAGCAAATGAGTATTGATGCTGACTTAAATGCTGGCATGATTTCGGAGCGTGAAGCTGTTGAACGCCGCGAAAAAATTCAGCGCGAAGCAGATTTTTATGGAGCAATGGATGGAGGAAGTAAGTTTGTAAAAGGAGATGCTATTGCAGGAGTGATTATTACAATCATTAATATTATCGTTGGAATGATTGTGGGAATGATGCAGCTTGGCATGTCTCTTTCCGAAGCTTCGACAACGTATACGCTCTTAACCGTTGGGGACGGGCTTGTGAGTCAAATTCCTGCCTTAATGCTTTCCACAGCAACAGGAATTATTGTTACAAGAGCAGCGTCTGACGGAAACTTAAGTCAAGATATTACAAAGCAGCTTTTTAGGCTACCTCCTGTTTTGTATATTACAGGCGGCACGATTATTTTCTTGGGGCTCGTTACGCCGATAAGCGATGTATTAACACTTCCTCTCGGTGGATTGATTGCTTTTGGAGGATATATGATCTCAAAACAGCAGGGCAAGGAAGAAGAAACAGAAGATGAGCTTGCTCGTGAAGAAATGCAGCTTGATGAGATGAAAAGTCCTGAAAGTGTTGTGAGCTTATTAAATGTAGATCCAATTGAGTTTGAATTTGGCTATGGGTTGATTCCTCTTGCGGATACGAACCAAGGAGGCGATCTTCTAGATCGAGTTATTATGATTAGAAGACAGCTTGCACTTGAACTTGGTCTTGTAATCCCTGTTGTCAGAATAAGAGATAACATTCAACTACAACCAAATGAGTATCGCTTGAAAATAAAGGGGAACGAGCTTGCGAAAGGAGAGCTTCTTCTTGATCATTACTTGGCAATAAGTCCTGGTGAGGAAGAGGAAGGAATTGAAGGGATTGATACAGTGGAGCCTGCCTTTGGCATGAAGGCAAAATGGGTAAATGAAGAGATGAAGGAAAGAGCGGAAATGTACGGTTACACAGTCGTTGATCCCCCTTCTGTTGTTTCAACACACATTACAGAAATCATTAGACAAAACGCTCATGAACTGCTTGGACGTCAAGAAACAAAACAGCTTATTGATCATGTGAAAGAAACATATCCAATTTTAGTCGAAGAAATTACGCCTGCGATTTTAAGCGTTGGTGATATTCAAAAAGTACTTTCTAAACTACTGAAGGAGAACGTTTCTATTCGGAACTTGCCCGTTATTTTCGAAACGCTAGCAGATTACGGGAAAACTTCCTCAGATCCTGATTTGCTTACAGAGTATGTACGTCAATCACTATCTCGTCAAATTACTTCTCAGCATTCAAATGAGAATAATGGGCTAAAGGTAATTACTCTGTCTGGAAAAGTGGAAAAAACAATGGCAGAAGGAGTACATCAAACAGAGCATGGAAACTATTTGTCACTTGATCCGACTGTTTCCCAAACAATCGTTCAAAATATTGCTCACGAAGTTGAACAGTCTTCACTTTACGAACATCATGCTGTTATTTTATGTTCACCAGCCGTTCGTATGTATGTACGTCAGCTTATTGAACGCTACATTCCCCAAATAGCGGTTCTATCGTATAACGAGCTTGAGCCCTCAGTTGAAGTGCAGAGTATTGGAGTGGTAAATATCTAA
- the fliY gene encoding flagellar motor switch phosphatase FliY, whose protein sequence is MNNDNMLSQDEIDALLQGSDDDYESLEQENVDQLLTEEERDILGEIGNISFGSSATTLSTLLNQKVEITTPGISLIYHHDLAKEFPHPCVALQVEYINGLSGVNLFIISQKDATIIADLMLGGTGKDAAPELNDIQTSAVEEAMNQMMGTSATSMSKVFQKKIDISPPSLELLNIMEGEGTKVVPPEETLVKVAFKLKIGELMDSDIMQLMPLRVAKQMVGSLIHRDMAHKNDSNESIKITEEKMAEEQKIMKDEKQYFDYEQDRSMNTEKQDTPYESRPSQTDVQQATFSEFEPSSIQKTDTKNLDMLLDVPLDVTVELGRTRRSVREILTLSSGSIIELDKLAGEPVDILVNNKLVAQGEVVVIDENFGVRVTDIVSQRDRLNKLR, encoded by the coding sequence ATGAACAATGACAACATGCTTTCACAAGATGAAATAGATGCTCTCCTTCAGGGAAGTGACGATGACTATGAGAGCCTAGAGCAGGAAAACGTTGATCAGCTCTTAACAGAAGAGGAACGCGATATTTTAGGGGAAATTGGAAATATCTCTTTTGGGAGCTCTGCCACTACTTTGTCTACTTTATTAAATCAAAAAGTAGAGATTACAACACCTGGTATTTCCCTTATATATCATCATGATTTAGCAAAAGAATTTCCACATCCTTGTGTAGCTCTTCAAGTGGAGTATATAAACGGATTAAGCGGAGTGAACTTATTTATTATTTCCCAGAAGGATGCCACAATTATTGCTGATCTTATGCTTGGAGGAACAGGGAAAGATGCTGCCCCTGAGCTAAACGATATCCAGACAAGTGCTGTTGAAGAAGCAATGAATCAGATGATGGGAACATCTGCGACATCTATGTCAAAAGTATTTCAGAAAAAGATAGATATTTCTCCTCCAAGTCTAGAGCTATTAAATATCATGGAAGGAGAAGGTACAAAAGTCGTACCACCAGAAGAAACGCTTGTAAAAGTGGCCTTCAAACTTAAAATTGGCGAGCTTATGGACTCAGACATTATGCAGCTTATGCCTCTTCGTGTTGCAAAGCAAATGGTTGGAAGTTTGATCCATCGAGATATGGCACATAAAAATGATTCAAATGAATCGATAAAAATAACAGAAGAAAAAATGGCAGAGGAACAGAAAATAATGAAGGATGAAAAACAATACTTTGATTATGAGCAAGACCGTTCGATGAATACAGAAAAGCAAGATACTCCTTACGAGTCCCGTCCTTCGCAAACAGATGTTCAGCAGGCTACTTTTTCTGAATTTGAGCCATCTTCAATTCAAAAAACGGATACGAAAAACTTAGATATGTTATTGGATGTTCCTTTAGATGTAACAGTTGAGCTTGGAAGAACAAGAAGGTCTGTTAGAGAAATTTTAACTCTTTCATCAGGATCTATTATTGAGCTTGATAAATTAGCAGGTGAGCCTGTTGATATATTAGTAAATAACAAGCTTGTAGCTCAAGGCGAAGTTGTTGTTATTGATGAAAACTTTGGGGTGCGTGTTACAGATATCGTAAGTCAACGAGATCGTTTAAACAAATTAAGATAA
- the fliQ gene encoding flagellar biosynthesis protein FliQ: MNSEFIISLAERGIWTILLVSGPLLLLALVVGLLVSIFQATTQIQEQTLAFIPKIVAVFLGMILFGPWMLSTMVEFTYQLFSNLHHYIG, encoded by the coding sequence ATGAATAGTGAATTTATTATCTCGTTAGCAGAGCGCGGAATATGGACCATTCTTCTTGTAAGTGGACCATTGCTTTTACTCGCGCTCGTTGTTGGTTTGCTTGTTAGTATTTTTCAAGCAACAACACAAATTCAAGAGCAGACACTCGCTTTTATTCCCAAAATTGTGGCCGTGTTCCTTGGAATGATTTTATTTGGCCCATGGATGCTGTCTACAATGGTTGAGTTTACATATCAACTTTTCAGTAACTTGCATCATTATATAGGGTGA
- a CDS encoding flagellar biosynthetic protein FliO, with amino-acid sequence MLKTIAGIICVLFLLSPSIAFAASEPSVSDCLENKEKCGETAQTTKDSKDQSESAHDFVSAWDYVKVVIAFIFVIALLYGVLKFVNKRNHGLQAHKLVQNLGGTNLGNNRSVQVVKVGERVLVVGVGQNVELLTQITDNEEREKLLREYNELGSSETYKTLLPTFLEKRKRTQKDFKTEFQSRLQEMKNERSELLNKMERKNGDNE; translated from the coding sequence GTGTTAAAAACGATAGCTGGTATTATTTGCGTGTTGTTTTTATTATCTCCATCCATAGCATTTGCAGCCAGCGAGCCATCTGTTAGTGATTGTCTAGAAAACAAGGAAAAGTGTGGGGAAACGGCTCAAACAACCAAAGATTCTAAAGATCAAAGTGAGAGCGCACATGATTTTGTGTCCGCTTGGGACTACGTCAAAGTAGTAATAGCTTTTATTTTTGTTATTGCTCTTTTATATGGAGTTTTAAAATTTGTAAACAAGCGGAACCATGGACTTCAAGCACATAAACTTGTTCAAAATTTAGGTGGAACAAACTTAGGAAACAATCGCTCTGTACAGGTGGTCAAAGTAGGAGAAAGAGTACTTGTGGTAGGAGTGGGACAAAACGTTGAACTTTTAACCCAAATTACGGATAACGAAGAAAGAGAAAAGCTTTTACGCGAATACAATGAGCTTGGAAGTAGCGAAACATATAAAACGCTTCTTCCTACTTTTTTGGAAAAACGCAAAAGAACACAAAAGGATTTTAAGACTGAATTTCAATCTCGTTTACAAGAAATGAAAAATGAAAGATCGGAGCTTTTAAATAAGATGGAAAGGAAAAACGGCGACAATGAGTGA
- the fliP gene encoding flagellar type III secretion system pore protein FliP (The bacterial flagellar biogenesis protein FliP forms a type III secretion system (T3SS)-type pore required for flagellar assembly.) translates to MSEFVNLFTTTDTESVSTTIKLLLLLTVFSLAPGILILMTCFTRVVVVLAFLRTALGTQQTPPTQVLIGLALFISFFVMAPTFSEVNKEALQPLFNNEISLDEAYDKAALPMKEFMTKYTREKDLALFLNYEGAEKPESMEEIPMRALVPAFAISELKTAFQIGFMIFVPFLVIDMIVSSILMSMGMMMLPPVMISLPFKILLFVLVDGWNLVIKSLLLSFQ, encoded by the coding sequence ATGAGTGAGTTTGTAAATCTTTTCACCACGACAGACACAGAATCTGTATCAACAACAATAAAACTGCTTTTGTTGCTGACCGTTTTTTCTTTAGCACCAGGCATTTTAATTTTAATGACGTGCTTTACAAGAGTTGTTGTTGTACTCGCTTTTTTAAGAACAGCACTTGGAACTCAGCAAACACCTCCAACGCAGGTGCTTATTGGGCTCGCTTTATTCATTAGCTTTTTTGTCATGGCACCAACGTTTTCAGAAGTGAATAAAGAAGCGCTACAGCCATTATTTAACAACGAAATTAGTTTAGATGAGGCTTATGATAAAGCAGCACTGCCTATGAAGGAATTTATGACCAAGTACACAAGAGAGAAAGATCTTGCTCTTTTTTTAAACTATGAAGGAGCAGAAAAGCCTGAGTCGATGGAAGAAATTCCAATGCGTGCTCTTGTGCCTGCTTTTGCGATTAGCGAATTAAAGACGGCTTTTCAAATTGGTTTTATGATTTTTGTCCCGTTTTTAGTTATCGATATGATTGTCTCAAGCATTTTGATGTCAATGGGGATGATGATGCTTCCGCCTGTCATGATTTCTTTACCATTTAAAATTTTACTTTTTGTTCTTGTAGATGGCTGGAACCTTGTTATTAAATCCTTACTCTTAAGTTTTCAATAG
- a CDS encoding response regulator gives MSKRILVVDDAAFMRMMIKDILTKNDYEVVAEAADGLQAIEQYKEHKPDLVTMDITMPEMDGIHSLKEIKKVNPTAKVIMCSAMGQQAMVIDAIQAGAKDFIVKPFQADRVIEAISKTLG, from the coding sequence ATGTCGAAGCGGATTTTAGTTGTTGATGATGCTGCGTTTATGAGAATGATGATTAAAGATATTTTAACGAAGAATGACTACGAAGTTGTAGCTGAAGCTGCAGATGGACTGCAGGCTATTGAACAATATAAAGAGCATAAACCAGATCTTGTAACAATGGATATTACAATGCCTGAAATGGACGGCATTCACTCGCTGAAGGAAATTAAGAAAGTGAATCCAACTGCTAAGGTAATTATGTGCTCAGCAATGGGACAGCAAGCGATGGTTATCGATGCTATCCAAGCTGGTGCAAAGGACTTTATTGTTAAACCATTTCAAGCAGATCGAGTTATTGAAGCAATTTCTAAAACATTAGGATAA